CGTGGTACTTTGGTCGCAGCAACCTGACTACAAGCCACTTTATGGCAGCCTGTCCGGCATGGACACCAAGCAGATCATGGACACCCTGGCCCAGGCGGACATTCCCTACACAGTCGAGCCAAACTCCGGCGCGCTGCTGGTCAAGTCCGAGGACTTGTCCCGCGCCCGCATCAAGCTGGCCGGTGCCGGCATTGCGCAAAACGACGGCAACGTCGGTTTTGAGATTCTCGACAAGGACCAAGGCCTGGGCACCAGCCAGTTCATGGAAGCCACACGCTATCGCCGGGGTCTGGAAGGCGAGCTGGCGCGCACCATCTCAAGCCTGAACAACGTCAAGGGTGCTCGCGTTCACCTGGCCATCCCTAAAAGCTCGGTGTTTGTGCGCGACGAGCGCAAGCCGAGTGCTTCAATTCTGGTGGAGCTGTACGCCGGCCGCTCCCTTGAGCCAAGCCAGGTATTGGCGATCGTCAATCTGGTGGCGACCAGCGTTCCCGAGCTGAGCAAATCGCAGATCACCGTCGTCGATCAGAAGGGCCACCTGCTCTCTGATATGGGCGAGAACTCCGAACTGAGCATGGCCGGCAAGCAGTTTGACTACACCCGCCGCATGGAAGGCATGCTGACCCAGCGTGTGCAAAACATCCTGCAGCCGGTGTTGGGCAACGACCGCTATAAAGCCGAAGTGTCGGCTGACCTGGACTTCAGCGCCGTGGAATCCACCGCTGAAAGCTTCAACCCTGACCAGCCTGCGTTGCGCAGCGAGCAGTCGGTCAACGAACAGCGCTCCAGCGGCAGCGGCCCGCAAGGTGTGCCGGGTGCCTTGAGCAACCAGCCACCAGGCCCGGCGACTGCGCCACAAACTGCCGCTGCTGCAGGTGGCGCCGCCGGTGCAATCGCCCCAGGCCAGCCGCTGCTCGACGCCAACGGCCAACAGATCATGGACCCGGCCACCGGTCAGCCGATGCTGGCGCCGTACCCGGCCGACAAGCGCGTGCAGTCGACCAAGAACTTCGAGCTTGATCGCTCCATCAGCCACACCAAACAGCAGCAAGGCCGCATCAATCGCCTGTCGGTTGCGGTGGTGGTCGATGATCAGGTCAAGGTTAACCCGGCCAACGGCGAAACCACGACCGTGCCCTG
The DNA window shown above is from Pseudomonas sp. BSw22131 and carries:
- the fliF gene encoding flagellar basal-body MS-ring/collar protein FliF, giving the protein MAEAAVDNVPAKAGATGKKPPVFGLAFLQNLSEMTMLRQVGLMVGLAASVAIGFAVVLWSQQPDYKPLYGSLSGMDTKQIMDTLAQADIPYTVEPNSGALLVKSEDLSRARIKLAGAGIAQNDGNVGFEILDKDQGLGTSQFMEATRYRRGLEGELARTISSLNNVKGARVHLAIPKSSVFVRDERKPSASILVELYAGRSLEPSQVLAIVNLVATSVPELSKSQITVVDQKGHLLSDMGENSELSMAGKQFDYTRRMEGMLTQRVQNILQPVLGNDRYKAEVSADLDFSAVESTAESFNPDQPALRSEQSVNEQRSSGSGPQGVPGALSNQPPGPATAPQTAAAAGGAAGAIAPGQPLLDANGQQIMDPATGQPMLAPYPADKRVQSTKNFELDRSISHTKQQQGRINRLSVAVVVDDQVKVNPANGETTTVPWTTDQLARFTRLVQDAVGFDASRGDSVSVVNVPFSLQRGEVIPDIPFYSQPWFWDVLKQAMGVIFILVLVFGVLRPVLNNITSPKSKTADGDVELGGMVGMDGELANDRVSLGGPQSILLPSPSEGYDAQLNAIKSLVAEDPGRVAQVVKEWINADE